A portion of the Leptospira stimsonii genome contains these proteins:
- a CDS encoding tetratricopeptide repeat protein: MKKFSFSLVLFFSIGFSGISAQGTEDNRYQQIRDYIDSNRIAEAQSLLDEWIRLDPNDATIQLYQTEVWIRIADQKYKDRKFKTAFVYYEKAFANWPNNPSVRARYIELKDKRLVDHANSSPILKTRFTPFGSQVGENGEVISPFKEMNESLKQIRDEIHILQEKSNAFYLTLSLISVSILLQCFILLRLGFRR, translated from the coding sequence ATGAAGAAATTCAGCTTTAGTTTGGTTCTTTTCTTTTCGATTGGATTTTCAGGAATATCCGCTCAAGGAACTGAAGACAACCGCTATCAACAAATTCGAGATTATATTGACTCAAACCGAATCGCAGAAGCTCAATCTCTTTTAGATGAATGGATCCGACTCGATCCAAATGACGCTACAATTCAACTCTATCAAACTGAAGTCTGGATTCGAATAGCAGATCAAAAATACAAAGACCGAAAGTTTAAAACAGCCTTTGTGTATTATGAAAAAGCTTTTGCCAACTGGCCGAACAACCCTTCGGTCCGTGCCAGATATATTGAATTGAAAGATAAGAGACTCGTTGACCATGCAAACTCTTCACCAATTCTAAAAACTCGATTTACACCTTTTGGTTCTCAGGTCGGCGAGAATGGAGAAGTGATATCTCCTTTCAAAGAAATGAACGAGTCTTTAAAACAAATTCGTGATGAAATTCATATTCTACAAGAGAAATCAAATGCATTTTATCTGACGCTATCTCTGATATCGGTTTCGATCTTACTTCAGTGTTTTATTTTATTGAGGTTAGGATTTCGTCGTTAG
- a CDS encoding tyrosine-type recombinase/integrase translates to MISDMYVYGYSKKTIKSYTECVSRLTEFFKQSPLTLKPIDIYNFFLHLRKQELSDSTVLVYYSALSLFYTLAKKKSTMKLIPTPKKKPKVATVLNKTEITNFLKHCTSIKEKTIFTLLYSSGIRIGELEQLKVSHIDFERKSIFIEEGKGSKQRYAILSDQAAYLLNQYIQSYHPTSYIFFSFTKGRNYRINIRWIQIKFKEISKIAGIIKKASVHCLRHSFATHLLEDGYSIFYIQKLLGHTALNSTLIYLHVNPKYLLQIPSPMEKIDSARMSIFETPSQYGFELRIP, encoded by the coding sequence ATGATTTCGGACATGTATGTCTACGGATATTCCAAGAAGACCATCAAATCGTATACAGAATGTGTTTCAAGACTTACAGAATTTTTCAAACAGTCCCCTTTAACGTTAAAGCCAATTGATATCTATAACTTCTTCTTACACCTCCGAAAACAGGAACTAAGCGATTCCACAGTTCTTGTCTACTACAGCGCGTTGTCATTGTTCTATACACTTGCAAAGAAGAAATCTACGATGAAATTGATTCCTACCCCGAAGAAAAAGCCCAAAGTCGCTACAGTTCTGAATAAAACCGAGATAACTAATTTCTTAAAGCATTGTACTTCTATAAAAGAGAAAACAATCTTCACACTGTTATACTCGTCGGGTATCCGAATTGGAGAATTAGAACAGCTAAAAGTAAGTCACATAGATTTTGAACGGAAATCTATTTTTATAGAAGAAGGAAAAGGAAGCAAGCAACGATACGCAATACTATCCGACCAGGCCGCATATTTGTTAAATCAGTATATTCAAAGTTACCACCCAACTTCTTATATCTTTTTCTCATTTACTAAGGGTAGAAATTACCGAATTAACATTCGATGGATCCAAATAAAATTCAAGGAAATAAGCAAGATTGCCGGAATTATCAAGAAAGCAAGTGTACACTGTTTGAGGCATTCGTTTGCGACTCACCTTTTGGAAGACGGATATAGCATATTTTATATCCAAAAATTACTCGGGCATACGGCCTTGAATAGTACGCTTATCTATCTTCACGTAAATCCAAAATACTTGTTACAAATTCCAAGTCCTATGGAAAAGATTGATTCTGCTAGAATGAGTATTTTTGAAACTCCTTCTCAATATGGATTCGAGTTGCGAATACCTTAG
- a CDS encoding Kelch repeat-containing protein, whose product MKYTVLFFIFLTFVNCGNSPLINGSNLDTHKLDGFPLVVPGPTSATFIFKCKAESTAAVAFGKGSIEGVMPSITNSKDHIVVVNGLEPQTNYFYSAFCGDLQSPPNPLMLTFQTLISDQPQKTRGIWLFGGIGAGITPVAQVDLYDPVTNQWLPAITNIPTPRAYANITSHQGKIYVMGGLVKSGGAFVTVNTVDEYDPYNNVWKTLSPMPDTHQGGIAISAGNQIYIIAGTTSADMTTGTLTNTVYKFTPTLGANGTWSKFVSNSPIFQRVDMPGCAIQDTIFFSGGRRSTDGQPFQTSDAYIPAGNTTTTLGEASINQTRYGSAVACYRPNPNDTFPADPPAILIAGGSSTADIAQPPGSVTSSNNFDYSLASTSNFLPGGILPTTLYYPAMEVSYELRRAFLFGGASLTNVPLDKMYSMDLGNPTTTPWRTEAITLPIARFGHKAVILSR is encoded by the coding sequence ATGAAATATACTGTCTTATTCTTTATTTTTCTCACTTTCGTTAACTGCGGGAATTCTCCGCTGATTAATGGATCAAACTTAGATACGCACAAACTTGATGGATTCCCTCTGGTAGTTCCTGGACCAACCAGTGCCACCTTCATCTTTAAATGTAAGGCTGAATCTACTGCCGCAGTAGCATTTGGAAAAGGAAGTATCGAAGGAGTGATGCCGAGTATTACGAATTCCAAAGACCATATCGTGGTAGTAAACGGATTGGAACCTCAGACTAATTATTTTTACTCTGCATTCTGTGGAGATCTTCAATCTCCTCCCAATCCTTTGATGCTTACCTTTCAAACTTTGATCAGTGACCAACCTCAAAAGACAAGAGGGATCTGGCTTTTCGGAGGAATCGGAGCAGGAATTACTCCCGTAGCGCAAGTAGACTTGTATGATCCGGTTACAAATCAATGGCTCCCTGCGATTACAAATATTCCTACTCCGAGAGCTTACGCAAATATAACCTCTCATCAAGGAAAAATCTACGTTATGGGTGGCTTGGTAAAATCCGGCGGGGCTTTTGTAACAGTCAACACTGTCGATGAATACGATCCATATAACAACGTATGGAAGACCTTATCACCAATGCCAGACACTCACCAAGGAGGGATTGCTATCTCTGCTGGAAACCAAATCTACATCATCGCAGGAACCACTTCCGCAGATATGACGACTGGCACTTTAACAAATACAGTCTACAAGTTTACGCCGACTCTGGGAGCTAACGGAACTTGGTCAAAATTTGTTTCAAACAGCCCAATCTTCCAAAGAGTGGATATGCCTGGATGTGCGATCCAAGATACAATTTTCTTTTCTGGCGGTAGACGATCTACAGACGGTCAACCTTTCCAAACTTCAGATGCCTATATTCCCGCTGGAAACACTACCACAACCTTGGGTGAAGCTTCCATCAATCAAACCAGATATGGTTCCGCGGTAGCTTGTTATCGTCCCAATCCAAACGATACATTTCCAGCCGATCCACCCGCAATCTTAATCGCAGGAGGATCAAGCACGGCTGATATTGCCCAACCACCCGGCTCTGTGACCTCATCAAATAACTTTGATTACAGTTTAGCCTCTACCTCAAACTTTCTTCCTGGTGGAATCCTACCAACTACACTCTATTATCCTGCAATGGAAGTATCTTACGAACTCAGAAGAGCTTTCTTGTTTGGTGGAGCGAGCTTGACTAATGTTCCTTTAGATAAAATGTATTCTATGGATCTCGGAAACCCTACTACGACCCCTTGGAGAACGGAAGCGATTACTCTTCCGATTGCTCGATTCGGTCATAAGGCGGTGATACTCAGTCGATGA
- a CDS encoding SBBP repeat-containing protein, translated as MNFRPRIFKNVLLILILTGTFLTCKHEKKGIDDLTTLSLLQLFSGITTPGPKAEWTRLLGTSSSGGLQSNSITSDSSNNVYVTGQASGNFDGQLLTGIYDLFVSKYNSSGSKQWTRLMGVVGDQTTAYAITSDSSGNVYSAGTTNGALDGEAFDGSPDFADRNLFIVKFDSNGNKLWTRLLGIATGGKAGATSVASDSTGNIFVTGTSTSGLDGQTFGGGGGTGYFIVKYNSVGVKQWTKLYAGPSPSGITYDNSNGKIYLTFSIPGTTLNGVSATDSLLIQFDNSGNKFWTKQTGIPGKNTVSNALTLDNFGNIYITGSTNGNIDDQVESGNNTSDLLIIKFDSNGNRIWTRQLGFTGSIFEVSSKSAVGTGIVFDKNQNLYITGYTTGNLDKQVHSDPSNSKHNVFLSKYDLNGNKIWTSISGTKGYHSDAYSITIDQLGHPYLTGYTNGPLNGETFVGTPSQTSDLLIIKY; from the coding sequence ATGAACTTCAGACCAAGGATATTCAAGAATGTGCTTTTAATTCTTATTTTAACAGGAACCTTTCTTACCTGTAAGCATGAGAAGAAAGGAATTGATGATCTAACAACACTCTCCTTGCTTCAATTATTTTCTGGCATAACGACACCCGGACCAAAAGCCGAATGGACTCGGTTATTAGGGACAAGTTCAAGTGGAGGACTACAATCAAATTCAATAACCTCCGACTCAAGCAATAACGTTTATGTAACTGGACAAGCTTCTGGTAATTTCGATGGGCAATTACTCACTGGAATTTATGACCTTTTCGTATCAAAATATAACTCTTCCGGCTCTAAACAATGGACACGCTTAATGGGTGTTGTAGGCGACCAAACGACGGCCTATGCTATTACGTCTGATTCTTCTGGAAATGTTTACTCTGCTGGAACTACAAATGGAGCATTAGATGGAGAAGCTTTTGATGGTTCTCCTGATTTCGCGGATAGAAATTTGTTCATTGTAAAATTCGACTCCAATGGAAACAAACTCTGGACAAGATTGTTAGGCATAGCGACTGGTGGAAAAGCAGGTGCAACAAGCGTCGCATCCGACTCTACCGGTAATATTTTTGTTACTGGAACTTCTACAAGTGGGCTCGATGGACAGACTTTCGGAGGAGGAGGAGGAACAGGCTATTTTATAGTAAAGTATAATTCGGTCGGAGTAAAGCAATGGACTAAATTATATGCAGGCCCATCCCCTTCTGGAATTACATACGATAATTCTAATGGAAAGATTTATTTAACCTTCTCTATCCCCGGGACAACATTGAACGGAGTTTCAGCAACGGATTCTTTGCTAATTCAATTTGATAATAGCGGAAACAAATTTTGGACTAAACAGACTGGAATTCCTGGGAAAAACACAGTGTCTAATGCTTTGACCTTAGACAATTTCGGAAATATTTATATCACCGGTTCTACTAATGGAAATATTGACGATCAAGTAGAATCAGGAAACAACACAAGCGACCTACTAATAATCAAATTTGATAGCAATGGAAATCGTATTTGGACTCGACAGTTAGGGTTTACTGGATCAATTTTTGAAGTTTCGAGCAAAAGTGCAGTAGGAACAGGAATTGTTTTTGATAAGAATCAAAATCTTTATATTACAGGTTACACTACTGGAAATTTAGACAAACAAGTTCATTCGGATCCAAGCAATTCAAAACACAATGTGTTTCTTTCAAAATATGATTTAAATGGAAATAAAATTTGGACATCTATTTCCGGAACAAAAGGTTATCATTCTGATGCGTATTCGATCACAATTGATCAGTTAGGCCATCCTTATTTAACTGGTTACACTAATGGACCTTTGAACGGCGAAACTTTTGTTGGAACGCCAAGTCAGACTTCAGATCTTTTAATTATAAAATATTAA
- a CDS encoding LA_3334 family protein, which translates to MLKFCNSLTHPQPFVFLFLTIFSSFTLFPAEIVMKDGSAFIGKIQEESDIRVKFQWKDKSYEIPRKDIVSIDLSKNGSDTSYHYTSFQLKDGSIIKGIVAENSEKEIMIKTDLGFIHLDKNKIRSSDAPEIANPNLNPKYLNSGEKNWNHKFGFSLSGLANGAPLGASNPSTFGTGIYLEPAFFEIFRFRPGLRLEYQESNSGSSHYSFLNQFFYFNRSFRIGESLLWDFYTNVGIGSSTVQYSGNSQRFSGTNPATYLEFGWQGLQYRSIVFRTGIRSTCIFESNGQVCNVGVELGALLIL; encoded by the coding sequence ATGCTTAAATTTTGTAATTCTTTAACCCATCCACAGCCTTTCGTATTCTTATTTCTGACAATCTTCAGTTCATTCACACTATTTCCTGCTGAGATCGTAATGAAAGATGGCTCTGCCTTCATCGGAAAGATTCAAGAGGAATCAGACATTCGAGTGAAGTTCCAGTGGAAAGACAAGAGTTACGAAATACCGAGAAAGGATATTGTCTCAATAGATTTATCGAAAAACGGATCTGATACTTCCTACCATTACACATCTTTTCAACTAAAAGATGGAAGTATTATCAAAGGGATCGTAGCCGAAAATTCTGAAAAAGAAATTATGATCAAAACCGATCTTGGTTTCATTCATTTAGATAAAAATAAGATTCGTTCTTCGGATGCGCCTGAAATTGCTAATCCGAATTTGAATCCAAAATATCTAAATTCTGGAGAAAAGAATTGGAATCATAAATTTGGATTTTCACTTTCAGGTCTCGCCAATGGTGCTCCACTCGGAGCGTCTAACCCTTCTACATTTGGAACTGGTATTTATTTAGAACCTGCATTCTTTGAAATCTTTAGATTTCGCCCCGGACTCAGATTAGAATATCAAGAATCAAACTCTGGCTCATCACATTACTCATTCTTAAATCAATTTTTCTATTTCAATCGATCGTTTCGAATCGGAGAAAGCCTACTTTGGGATTTTTATACCAACGTAGGAATTGGCTCTTCTACAGTTCAGTACTCTGGAAACAGCCAAAGATTTTCTGGAACCAATCCTGCGACTTATTTAGAGTTTGGTTGGCAGGGATTACAATATAGATCCATTGTTTTTCGAACTGGTATTCGTTCGACGTGTATTTTCGAATCCAATGGTCAAGTATGTAATGTAGGCGTTGAATTGGGTGCTTTGTTGATATTATGA
- a CDS encoding dsDNA nuclease domain-containing protein — protein MEELKVKRVYLMAKTGGSAAKLGNQFEDLWSWREILRLLENEILSITFEPEDDPVGIEYAVTCLDGTREYHSVKNRSEASWTVTQIAKPDNDSGRSILKDLVRRLELDQTAKAYFKSSAKNIALSNLPPLFRKLTSFQELNFELSAKESEEVSGEYCHCTNLETKPNRSKR, from the coding sequence ATGGAAGAATTAAAAGTTAAGCGGGTATATTTGATGGCAAAAACCGGAGGCTCTGCCGCAAAATTAGGCAACCAATTTGAAGACTTATGGAGTTGGCGTGAAATTCTACGATTATTAGAAAATGAAATATTATCCATTACCTTTGAACCCGAAGATGACCCGGTTGGAATCGAATACGCTGTAACTTGCCTTGATGGCACCCGAGAATATCATTCAGTTAAGAATCGATCCGAAGCAAGCTGGACAGTTACTCAAATTGCCAAGCCAGATAATGATAGTGGTCGCTCAATACTGAAGGATTTAGTTCGAAGATTAGAATTAGATCAGACTGCAAAGGCATACTTTAAATCCTCTGCGAAAAATATAGCTTTGAGTAATTTGCCACCCTTATTTAGAAAACTTACATCTTTTCAGGAATTGAATTTTGAATTAAGTGCAAAGGAATCAGAAGAAGTGTCAGGCGAATACTGTCATTGTACAAATTTGGAAACAAAGCCGAACCGAAGTAAACGATAA
- a CDS encoding putative phage abortive infection protein — translation MNKKDIFFYALIVSGVVIVFPLVLYIFHFYDGYGFSNSQESWGLFGDYYGGLLNPLLSFMTFIVVIWTLKNQKKEFEIIRQESRDNRIESQLQGFESIFFSYLKNLIDLINSFQLPRQFSSPLHDPTMVINPGREELFKLIIEAMDEYRKNEETRLEDLLPEGRLKIYFKTVKNIVKYVVSSPHVEESKKMFYFEIVKSQFSSSEIEYLSKLIKLTDSALYQYLSHIEFFKDEFNFKSKAN, via the coding sequence ATGAATAAAAAAGATATCTTCTTTTATGCATTGATAGTCTCTGGGGTCGTAATTGTCTTTCCGCTAGTCCTCTATATCTTTCACTTTTATGACGGATATGGATTTTCAAATAGCCAAGAGTCGTGGGGTTTATTTGGCGATTATTATGGAGGACTACTTAATCCATTATTAAGCTTCATGACTTTCATAGTCGTTATTTGGACTTTAAAAAATCAAAAGAAAGAGTTTGAAATAATCCGTCAAGAATCGCGAGACAATAGAATTGAAAGTCAATTACAAGGTTTCGAATCTATATTTTTTAGCTATTTAAAAAACTTAATTGATTTGATTAATTCTTTTCAACTACCGAGACAATTTAGCAGCCCTTTGCACGATCCGACCATGGTAATCAATCCCGGACGCGAAGAGTTATTCAAATTGATTATAGAAGCGATGGATGAATATAGGAAAAATGAGGAGACTCGATTAGAGGATCTTCTTCCAGAAGGAAGGCTAAAGATTTATTTTAAAACGGTAAAGAACATTGTCAAGTACGTAGTTTCCTCTCCTCACGTAGAAGAGAGTAAGAAGATGTTCTATTTTGAGATCGTAAAATCACAGTTTTCTTCTTCGGAGATAGAGTATTTAAGTAAGCTAATTAAATTAACAGATTCAGCTCTATATCAATATCTATCTCATATAGAATTTTTTAAGGATGAATTCAATTTTAAATCGAAAGCAAATTAA
- a CDS encoding HEPN domain-containing protein encodes MEIRDRIADNITKLLDLNESENGRYFSINNSESILLKQNILKQLVSIKIAGKNTSKTTIEKKLNSFLLEYKFAENPDSPLAFIENLIQFDNQDFVNTEVLLPFSGGALTSKMDMADFSIDYYTPELRMKILETTKKVVEANTKFNEKEKNKNYLDFNKYLLKEGNFLVLRYSAKKDPELVAEEAQNRLEILLRFLNFAALLTKDRKEGVVLLPGTSQINIRSGQIDISEINVRFSFSFFGVATLNINEIMKNDAYSGIFKYLIAQISNSNLHYPASVIVNSILWASNANITFSLEAKVLNLIIAMESLVPHQKNVPISGNFAESIAFILGSNYSEKRKYYDYLKSIYNKRSQLAHGSNHQITDDDLNQIRNFYTRMLNYLIVNSPSLKGDQDLIEKILNAKFGNN; translated from the coding sequence ATGGAGATTCGAGATAGAATTGCTGATAATATAACTAAGTTGTTAGATTTGAATGAATCTGAAAATGGGAGATATTTTTCAATTAACAACTCGGAGAGTATTCTATTAAAACAAAATATTCTAAAACAATTAGTATCCATTAAAATAGCCGGTAAGAACACATCTAAAACAACTATTGAAAAAAAATTAAATTCGTTTCTATTGGAATATAAATTCGCCGAAAACCCCGATTCTCCGTTGGCTTTCATTGAGAATCTAATTCAGTTTGATAATCAAGATTTTGTAAATACAGAAGTTTTGTTGCCTTTTTCGGGTGGCGCATTAACTTCCAAAATGGATATGGCAGATTTCTCTATTGATTACTATACTCCAGAATTGCGGATGAAGATACTTGAGACGACGAAGAAAGTAGTTGAAGCTAATACTAAATTTAATGAGAAGGAAAAAAATAAAAATTACCTCGATTTTAACAAATACTTATTAAAGGAAGGTAACTTTCTCGTTCTTCGATACAGTGCAAAAAAAGATCCGGAACTGGTAGCTGAAGAGGCACAAAATCGATTGGAAATTCTTTTACGTTTTCTTAATTTTGCTGCTTTATTAACAAAGGATCGAAAGGAGGGAGTAGTTCTTCTACCTGGGACATCGCAAATTAATATTCGAAGCGGCCAGATTGATATTTCTGAAATTAACGTGAGATTTAGTTTTTCATTTTTTGGAGTTGCGACTCTTAATATAAATGAAATTATGAAGAACGATGCCTATAGCGGGATTTTTAAATATTTAATTGCGCAGATTTCCAATTCAAATTTGCATTATCCGGCAAGTGTTATTGTTAATTCAATTTTATGGGCGAGTAACGCTAATATAACATTTTCTTTGGAAGCTAAAGTATTAAACCTAATCATAGCGATGGAGTCCTTAGTTCCGCACCAAAAGAATGTGCCGATATCTGGTAATTTTGCTGAGTCTATTGCTTTTATTTTAGGTTCAAACTACTCTGAGAAAAGAAAATATTATGATTATTTGAAAAGCATTTATAATAAAAGGAGTCAATTGGCACATGGTTCAAATCATCAAATTACCGATGATGATTTAAATCAGATTCGAAATTTCTATACAAGAATGCTGAATTATCTTATCGTTAATAGTCCATCTCTTAAAGGGGACCAAGATTTAATAGAAAAAATATTGAATGCTAAGTTCGGTAATAATTAA
- a CDS encoding tyrosine-type recombinase/integrase translates to MSANTAKILQFEIKKEKGGRNSKKPTVDPLGFTKGLTNETMKNLLKRFSNSTREDSIRNRALFLFMSITGLRAKEIVGSKFSDLLKGPSDETLLKYRKKGGKIGFAVLPNDLVEIIKDYHSQFLIKSDFFFHSLPKRNQSHRSPLSKRGLQYVVSSWNVNTCQGRNIHCHALRHTVGIRLLAEAGSIAAQKVLGHSSPVTTSKFYTQPFYDGSKYLRDWN, encoded by the coding sequence ATGTCAGCAAATACAGCCAAAATACTCCAATTTGAAATTAAAAAAGAAAAAGGAGGCAGAAACTCGAAAAAGCCTACTGTCGATCCTTTAGGATTCACCAAAGGTTTAACCAATGAGACTATGAAGAACCTTCTCAAGCGGTTCTCGAATTCAACGAGAGAAGATAGTATCCGTAATCGGGCATTATTCCTCTTCATGTCTATCACCGGTCTTCGAGCTAAAGAGATCGTCGGTAGTAAATTCTCTGATCTGCTTAAAGGTCCGTCAGACGAAACGTTGCTAAAATATCGTAAGAAAGGAGGAAAGATCGGTTTCGCTGTGTTACCGAATGATTTAGTCGAGATAATAAAAGACTACCACTCACAGTTTCTAATTAAATCTGACTTCTTCTTTCATTCCTTACCAAAACGAAATCAAAGTCATCGCTCTCCCCTTTCTAAGCGCGGACTCCAATACGTTGTTTCTTCCTGGAATGTTAATACGTGCCAGGGAAGGAATATTCATTGTCATGCTCTTCGACACACAGTAGGTATTCGATTACTAGCTGAAGCTGGTTCGATTGCCGCTCAGAAAGTATTAGGACACTCTTCACCGGTTACGACTAGCAAATTCTATACTCAACCCTTCTATGATGGATCGAAATATCTTAGGGATTGGAATTAA